From Triticum urartu cultivar G1812 chromosome 2, Tu2.1, whole genome shotgun sequence, a single genomic window includes:
- the LOC125536602 gene encoding BTB/POZ domain-containing protein At1g55760-like: MSAAGSRVEAAPRLAQWRVDALPCYTYRKSDSFRVGLWNWYLSVERNNKQTCVKLFAELSNSAKNTAPAPIASFVTKLLISFPPDQKIIEHPGILDKPLKHEGFVWTIDSSFTGRFVIEIEFLDLKVADSSGGEPASIWASRQIKQSSDNTALSSLARMLQEGILCDITINADDGSIRAHRAILAARSPVFRSMFSHDLREKELSTVDISDMSLDACRGFLNYIYGNLRSEEFLAHRLALLGAADKYDIADLKEACVESLLEDIDARNVIERLQTGHLYRLQRLKDSCLRFLVDFRKVYEMQEEFSAFLQTADRDLVAEVFQGVLAAWSGR, translated from the exons ATGAGCGCCGCGGGGTCCCGGGTCGAGGCGGCGCCGCGGCTCGCGCAATGGCGCGTCGACGCCCTCCCCTGCTACACCTACCGCAAGTCCGACTCCTTCCGCGTCGGCCTCTGGAACTG GTACCTGTCTGTGGAGAGAAACAACAAGCAAACTTGCGTTAAGCTCTTTGCAGAGTTGTCAAATTCTGCCAAGAACACAGCCCCCGCACCGATAGCCTCGTTTGTCACGAAACTTCTGATATCCTTTCCTCCAGATCAGAAGATCATAGAGCATCCAG GTATCCTGGACAAGCCTCTGAAACACGAAGGGTTTGTGTGGACGATTGATAGTAGTTTTACAGGAAGATTTGTGATTGAGATAGAGTTTCTGGACCTCAAAGTTGCAGATTCATCT GGAGGTGAACCTGCCTCGATCTGGGCCTCACGCCAAATCAAGCAGTCTTCAGACAACACCGCGCTGTCATCCCTTGCAAGGATGCTGCAAGAAGGCATCCTCTGCGACATCACGATCAACGCCGACGATGGCAGCATCAGGGCGCACCGGGCGATCCTGGCCGCCCGCTCGCCCGTCTTTCGGAGCATGTTCTCGCACGACCTCAGGGAGAAGGAGCTCTCCACGGTGGACATCTCCGACATGTCCCTCGACGCGTGCCGGGGCTTCCTCAACTACATCTACGGCAACCTGCGCAGCGAGGAGTTCCTCGCGCACCGGCTGGCCCTCCTCGGCGCCGCCGACAAGTACGACATCGCCGACCTCAAGGAGGCGTGCGTCGAGAGCCTGCTGGAGGACATCGACGCCCGGAACGTGATCGAACGGCTACAGACGGGCCACCTGTACCGGCTGCAGAGGCTCAAGGACAGCTGCCTCAGGTTCCTGGTCGACTTCAGGAAGGTGTACGAGATGCAGGAGGAGTTCAGCGCGTTCCTTCAGACGGCGGACAGGGACCTGGTGGCTGAGGTGTTTCAGGGCGTTCTTGCGGCGTGGAGCGGCCGGTGA